One Alicyclobacillus vulcanalis genomic window carries:
- a CDS encoding AAA family ATPase, which translates to MPETLTADLAAQAKGQIDAVVRDVCQHVVGQDQAVNLLVAALLAGGHVLLEDVPGTGKTRLASSLASALGLSFARVQGTPDLLPADVLGTTVYHPREEVFRFHPGPIFTQVLLFDEINRATPRTQSALLQAMAERAVTVDGEVKPLPRPFLVIATANPVESQGVFPLPEAELDRFLVQVTLGYLQEPLEMEMVKRVIAESADAPPPSPVLDADRLIQLQQLARRVFVHDDVLRYAVSLVRRTREHDQIALGASPRSAVWLVQLAQALALGAGRAFVIPDDVRTAFLPVMRHRLVFDIAWADRAEREALLQTLVAEAPVPHEREVDAP; encoded by the coding sequence TGGCCGCTCAGGCCAAGGGGCAGATCGACGCCGTGGTGCGCGACGTATGTCAACATGTGGTAGGACAGGATCAAGCCGTGAATCTGCTCGTCGCGGCACTGCTGGCGGGCGGCCACGTGCTCCTCGAGGACGTGCCAGGCACCGGCAAGACGAGGCTTGCCTCGTCGCTCGCCTCCGCCCTCGGCCTCTCCTTCGCCCGGGTGCAGGGCACGCCGGATTTGCTGCCGGCGGACGTCCTCGGCACGACCGTGTACCATCCGCGCGAAGAGGTGTTTCGCTTCCACCCAGGCCCCATTTTCACCCAGGTGCTCTTGTTCGACGAGATCAACCGGGCAACCCCGCGGACGCAGTCGGCCCTCTTGCAGGCGATGGCTGAACGCGCCGTGACGGTCGACGGGGAAGTTAAACCTCTTCCCAGGCCGTTTTTGGTCATCGCGACGGCCAATCCCGTCGAGTCCCAGGGCGTATTCCCCTTGCCCGAGGCCGAACTCGACCGCTTTCTCGTGCAGGTCACCCTCGGGTACCTCCAGGAACCCCTCGAAATGGAGATGGTGAAGCGCGTGATCGCAGAATCTGCCGACGCGCCTCCGCCTTCGCCCGTCTTGGACGCGGACCGCCTCATCCAACTGCAGCAGCTGGCCAGGCGCGTCTTCGTGCACGACGACGTCCTTCGCTACGCCGTGTCGCTCGTCAGACGCACGCGCGAGCACGATCAAATCGCGCTCGGCGCAAGCCCGCGCTCGGCCGTCTGGCTGGTCCAGCTCGCCCAGGCGCTGGCTCTCGGGGCAGGGCGGGCGTTTGTGATACCCGACGACGTTCGAACGGCCTTTCTGCCCGTCATGCGCCATCGGCTCGTCTTCGATATCGCATGGGCGGATCGCGCGGAACGAGAGGCGCTCCTTCAGACCCTCGTGGCGGAGGCGCCCGTGCCCCACGAGCGAGAAGTGGACGCTCCATGA
- a CDS encoding DUF58 domain-containing protein — MIWLWLPLALLLALWLWPQAFSRAVAGRIDGCVTASRREMHPGDEAKLQVTLVNRSFAPIPLAELEIELPHQLSFSRDRSIRLGHVTLAVLPRRQAEIELNVYAVRRGPAAPLKVRAAVNEGLGLAETYVQLEDRTSFAVRPRRVPAKRMLLVTPAGFMTRESRLFPDETSLRGVRPYTAFDPVRHIHWRASARLGELVVKEFFATEAPDWAVVLNAQATRPHWMGGLHPDVFDALCEQSLAIAQALSQAGGRLFFATNAACQSRQRATMAWLAPDGVASLLAHAQPVATCDLEALVTAMARSPAAPRRAVILSAMDEHQEGAWWRRLGMDVTWIRVGASSEGLAQETRGEAVMHAQG; from the coding sequence ATGATCTGGCTGTGGCTTCCGCTCGCTCTGCTCCTGGCGCTGTGGCTGTGGCCTCAGGCGTTCTCCCGCGCGGTCGCGGGGCGAATCGACGGATGCGTGACCGCAAGCCGCAGGGAGATGCATCCGGGGGACGAGGCGAAGTTGCAGGTGACCCTCGTGAATCGCTCCTTCGCCCCGATTCCGCTCGCCGAACTGGAGATTGAGCTGCCACACCAGCTCTCGTTCAGCCGCGACCGTTCGATCCGGCTCGGCCACGTAACCCTTGCCGTCCTGCCGCGGCGCCAGGCCGAGATCGAGCTGAACGTGTATGCCGTGCGGCGGGGTCCCGCCGCGCCTCTAAAGGTGCGCGCCGCGGTCAACGAGGGCCTGGGGCTCGCCGAGACGTACGTCCAACTTGAGGACCGGACGTCCTTCGCCGTGAGGCCGCGCCGCGTGCCTGCCAAGCGCATGCTTCTCGTCACGCCCGCGGGGTTCATGACGCGCGAGTCCCGCCTGTTTCCAGACGAGACCAGCCTGCGCGGCGTCCGGCCGTACACCGCGTTCGATCCCGTCCGCCACATTCACTGGCGAGCCTCGGCCAGGCTTGGGGAACTCGTGGTGAAGGAGTTTTTCGCCACGGAAGCGCCGGACTGGGCGGTCGTCCTGAACGCGCAAGCGACGCGCCCGCATTGGATGGGCGGGCTTCATCCCGACGTGTTTGACGCGCTCTGCGAGCAGTCGTTGGCCATCGCGCAAGCCCTGAGCCAAGCGGGCGGGCGCCTCTTTTTCGCCACGAACGCCGCCTGTCAAAGCCGCCAGCGCGCGACGATGGCCTGGCTCGCGCCGGATGGCGTTGCCTCGTTGCTCGCGCACGCTCAGCCCGTCGCCACATGCGATCTGGAGGCGCTTGTGACGGCCATGGCGAGATCGCCAGCGGCCCCTCGGCGCGCCGTGATCCTGAGTGCCATGGACGAGCACCAAGAAGGCGCCTGGTGGAGGCGACTCGGGATGGACGTCACGTGGATTCGCGTCGGCGCGTCGAGCGAGGGCCTCGCTCAAGAGACTCGTGGGGAGGCGGTCATGCATGCACAAGGGTGA